From the genome of Setaria viridis chromosome 1, Setaria_viridis_v4.0, whole genome shotgun sequence:
GATAAAAGTGACCTGAAACTCAATCTTGGTGTTGGTGCCTATAGAACAGAAGAGTTGCAGCCGTATGTCCTCAATGTAGTCAAGAAGGTGAGCCTAATCAGCAAAAACAATTTTCTCAATAAAAGAAGTTCCTGTCTTCATGCTCTCTTTTCCTTGCCACAGGCTGAAAATCTTATGTTGGAGAAAGGAGAATACAAAGAGGTACAGTAGAAGTTTGGAACTCAAGTGAAATGACCATAATTCATTTCTCCCGAGTTTTATTTTGTCTTAGGTATCTGAAATTGAAGGACTGAAGTTATGGTTTATGGTGCAGTATCTTCCTATTGAAGGCTTAGCCGCATTTAACAAAGCAACTGCAGAGCTACTGCTTGGAGCTGATAACCCTGTCATCAAGCAAGGACTGGTATGTACCATGCTGCCAATTGCCCAatattgttttttttgaaagaaaccaATTGCTTAATATTGTACTTGTATGATTTTATATAATGCTGATAGTGAGGtgtttcctttgcttattttacTTAACTTTATTTAATAACCTTCTTCTGTAGGTTGCTACACTTCAGTCTCTCTCAGGCACTGGATCACTACGCCTTGCTGCAGCGTTTATACAAAGATACTTCCCTGAAGCCAAAGTACTTATATCATCGCCCACATGGGGTTAGTATGTTGCTGCAACTATTCTTCACGGCTTATGTGCCCAACTCACGAGTCATGAGTTTTGAactttcgtttttttttttgaagtaccTCATTGTCTGACTTCTAATTTCTTCATTCTGCATGTTAACAGGGAACCACAAGAACATCTTCAATGATGCAAGGGTACCTTGGTCAGAGTACCGGTACTATGACCCCAAGACTGTTGGGTTAGATTTTGAGGGAATGATAGCTGACATTGAGGTACTTGGTGTTCTTGCAGTTAGATTGAGTATTGTTATTTTCACTAGCTATCTTCCATTTGATGATCTTTGCTGGGTGTAAGGAGTAATGTTTTTGTCAATTAGGGGTGTATTCATCTAAAGAAAATTTTTGTTCCGAGAACAAACAATCGTTTGTGAACCGAATTATTCTTTATGACATCATCCATGTGTTTCCTGTTTGCGCAACAGGCTGCTCCTGAAGGATCTTTTGTTCTGCTACATGGTTGTGCCCACAACCCAACTGGAATAGACCCAACACCTGAACAGTGGGAGAAAATTGCAGACGTCATTCAAGAGAAAAAGCATATGCctttctttgatgttgcataTCAGGTGAGTAGTTTTCACATGTGTCTTTTGTTTCTTGTTTATCACAATTTGTCTCCTACTGACTTGTAGGTTTTCCTTTTAGGGCTTTGCCAGTGGAAGCCTTGATGAAGATGCATTTTCTGTCAGGCTTTTTGTTAAGCGTGGCATGGAAGTGTTTGTTGCACAATCTTACAGCAAAAACCTTGGTCTATACTCAGAAAGGATTGGGGCAATAAATGTTGTCTGCTCAGCACCAGGAGTTGCAGATAGGTAATCTTTTGTTTTCTTACTGATTGCCCGCCTACCTAAAATTTTCCCATTTTATTCAGCACTTAGGCAAGCACTATAGTCAGCCTGTTTGTCCCCTTCATGATACATGATAACGATTAACACACAATGTGTGCAATGGTTGCTTTATATGGAAAATTTATGGCCAATCATATTCCCATTCTTGCATTGTAAAGCTTGTTTTTGTCTGACATTCCGTATTGTTTGCTTGCAGGGTAAAGAGCCAGCTGAAACGACTGGCACGGCCCATGTACTCAAACCCCCCAATTCACGGTGCTAGGATAGTTGCCAATGTAGTTGGTGATCCAACTATGTTTGGTGAATGGAAACAGGAGATGGAACAGATGGCAGGGAGGATCAAGAATGTAAGGCAGAAGCTCTATGACAGTTTGTCCGCGAAGGACAAGAGTGGCAAGGACTGGTCTTTCATTCTGAGGCAGATTGGCATGTTCTCCTACACTGGCTTGAACAAAGCACAGGTAACACTGCTTCTACTTCTGCAGCTGGCACAGCTCGATTCCAGTTCCCAGTTGCACACTAATTGCTGAATCATACACCATAACATATGTTCATCTTTTTGTTTGCAGAGTGATAATATGACAGATAAATGGCATGTTTACATGACCAAGGATGGACGGATTTCATTAGCTGGGCTTTCCCTGGCAAAGTGCGATTATCTTGCCGATGCCATCATTGATTCCTTCCACAATGTCAACTAGATAGAGGTACAAGAATTCAGGTCAAGCTATTACGGTTAATTCCCTTGGACGCTAGGCTGGGGTTTTTGGGTCCTTCCAGCTTCAGTTTTCAGGTGTATTTCATTTGGTGTAATCTGGACCAATAAATCTCGTGATTGCAGCAACACTCAAGTGCTTGGTTACATGTAACAGTAATACACGCTTTACAGGCTTGTAAACACTTGAATTGAATAATGGCATCGGGCCTTGTTAGTTGCTCTCAATAACAATCATGTTTGCATATTGCTTGCTCGATCGTGGGCTCCAGAATTCGTCTATGGGGCTTCGATTTATGTAATCTGGTGGTAAATTTGGATGGAACAGCCGGTGGATGGGCTTGTGGCAGTAGGGCCAAGACGAAAGCTTAACGTTCCCTGGTCCCTGCAGATCGCAGAACCTACACATCTTCCAGAAGAATTTTTTCATGCAAAGCTAAATGAATGTATCCCGCTAGGTGTCAATATCCCGCTAGGTGCTACGGAGGAGTGACGAGATGGGTTTTCTTCGGATTTGAAACTTGGATTTCATTTTTCTCTCAAACTGTAACTCCATTTTTTATTCTGTTTGGACCATCGtgttatttaaaattaatataaCAAAATGGGATCCAATATGAATGTTTTCtgcattttttaaaaattaacattttagatgaactatctcaacatttttttacataaaaaatgggtgaatgtaaaaaaaaaactccaaacATGATAGGCTCAACATTTTTTCTCACTAATATTTTATTGACCTGAACTTGTTTAACCAACATATATTTCTTTATAGTTTTAGCTTCAACATCTCCAGTTGACCAACATTTTATACTCTATTTCAACATTTCCAATGAATAGGCTCAACATCTCTACAAATATAATTCAACATATTTTATATTTACAATCTCATTATTTAC
Proteins encoded in this window:
- the LOC117841403 gene encoding aspartate aminotransferase, chloroplastic, with the translated sequence MASTAAFAVSSPAASAVAARSKVHGGGKNAGRIGCRVGITRKNFGRVMMALAVDVSRFEGVPMAPPDPILGVSEAFKADKSDLKLNLGVGAYRTEELQPYVLNVVKKAENLMLEKGEYKEYLPIEGLAAFNKATAELLLGADNPVIKQGLVATLQSLSGTGSLRLAAAFIQRYFPEAKVLISSPTWGNHKNIFNDARVPWSEYRYYDPKTVGLDFEGMIADIEAAPEGSFVLLHGCAHNPTGIDPTPEQWEKIADVIQEKKHMPFFDVAYQGFASGSLDEDAFSVRLFVKRGMEVFVAQSYSKNLGLYSERIGAINVVCSAPGVADRVKSQLKRLARPMYSNPPIHGARIVANVVGDPTMFGEWKQEMEQMAGRIKNVRQKLYDSLSAKDKSGKDWSFILRQIGMFSYTGLNKAQSDNMTDKWHVYMTKDGRISLAGLSLAKCDYLADAIIDSFHNVN